The region AATGCATAGTCTGGAGCGATACAGGTCTGGCCTGCATTAAACGACTTACCCCAGGTGATCCGCTCGGCAGCTTCTTTCACCGAATAATCCGGTGCAACAATTGCCGGGCTTTTTCCCCCCAGCTCCAACGTGACCGGTGTCAGGTTTGGCGCAGCAGCCGCCGCGATCAATTTACCCACACGCGTCGACCCAGTGAACAGCAGGCGATCAAATGGCAGGCTCGAGAAATGTGGCGCAAGCGAAGGGTCACCCTGCACAACTGTGACAATCTCAGGCTCAAAAGTGTCTGCCAACAAATCCGCCAGATACTTGGCAAGATTTGGTGTTTCTTCAGAAAGCCAGAGCATCACAGTATTGCCCGCAGCCAATGCGGCCACCAAAGGCGCAATACTTAGGTGCAGCGGATAATTCCAAGGCGCCATAATGCCAACCACGCCCAAGGGCTGCGGCATCGCATAACATTTCGCTGGCAACGACCAGAAAGAGGTGTGGCGTCTCTTAGCCTTCATCCACTTCTTCAGGTTCTTCTCAGCATAGTGAATGGCCCCATGGCTACCAAGGATTTCAGCAATCAACGTCTCAGAGCGCGCACGGCACCCGAAATCCTTGTTAATCGCAGAGATGAGCCCTTCCTTGTGTTTCCCCAAAGCGCCAGCCAATTTGTGAAGACGATCCAAGCGCGTCGCGAGGCTGGGGTAAGGGTCAACTTCAAAGGCCGCCTTTTGCTTTTCGAATATTGGACGAATGTGGTTCATGAATCTTCTCCCTTAAAATCTCATTAAAGGAAGCAATTCGACCATCGCCCGAACTTAAGGATGGGTTTTCCCATTCGTTTCGTAATTAGAACGTACAATAACGGAAATTGGAGGAACCAATGGTCAAGATTATCATTGTCGACGCTGATAAAGCAGCTCATGAACTTGAAGTGACCGCAGGCACCACGCTGATGGAAGCGGCAAAAAACAACTCGATTCGCGGCGTTGATGCAGACTGCGGCGGCGCAGCTGCATGTGGCACCTGCGCCATGTCGTTTTCACCGGACTGGTTGCACCTTCTAGAGAGCCGCAGTGAAGAAGAAGACGACATGTTGGAATTCTCTGTCGAATCCCCAGAAAAATGCCGCCTGACCTGTCAGATCACCCTAACCGACGAAATGGACGGCCTACACGCGACAGTCGAAACAGAACAATAAGCCTATAAAAGCCCGCATTTGCGGGCTTTCGCCAAAGCACCCATGCGGTTCTTAACACCAAGCTTTTGAAACACGTTGTGCAGGTGCCACTTAACCGTGGCGACTGACAGCACCAGATGAGCTGCCAATTGCGCATTGGTCATGCCGCTTTCAATAAGTTGCAACAGTTCGACCTCGCGATTGGTCAAATCCTCTACAATCCATCCGTCATCCGCATCGGCCTCAGCCTCACTCGCTTTCGGGTCGCACGGATCCACCAGACGCAAAATTTTGAATTCTGGCGCTTCCAGAATCAAATCTTCCGACGTCCCGACCTTACGTCGCATTTCAACGATGCTCTTCAAAATGGGGCGCACATACCCAGCGAATTCGATAAAGGGAACGTAGATTCCATGCTTGTCTGCAACCTGCGACGTGCGCGACAACTCGCGTGCTGCGTCGTTGTGCCGGCCAGCCTGAAAATAGGCGTGTGACTTTAGAATGCTAAGGGTCAGCAGCTCTTCCTGCGGCCAGCGGTTTTTCAACCTGCGCTCAAGATCCTCAACCGTTTGCGCGGCCTCATCAAATGCCCCTTCGGCAATTGCCACCTCGGCCATAATGCGGCGCTGACACACAGCAATAATCTCATTGGGCTTGCTGAACCGTGTACCCCAACTGCCATCATATACGCCCCATTGCTCTGCAATTCGGCGTGCAGTCTCGGCCTCTTGTCGACGACTGTAATGTGAAATCTGCAAACACACCGTCATAAAGGCAAGACTTGGCAATCCGTTGCGTAAACCCAGCGTTTGACCGCGCTCTAGAATCTCAAGCGCCCGCGCCGGGTTGCCATTGATTGCCGCCGTTCCGGACCGAACTTTGTGCGAAATTAGCAGCGGCTCCAACGGCCCGTAGGTCGCCGAATACCCTGTGCCAGAAGCCAACTCGATCTGTGCCAAAGGCACATCACCGCTAAGATAGGCTAGATTGGCTGCCAACATATGCACCATCAAACCAAGCAAGGTGTTTTCACCCTCTTCGCCCGAGGCCTCTAGCGCACGTTTCAACGGCGCCTTGGCCGCATCCAAGTTGCCCATGCGGCAATGCACCATAACCTCGATGCAATCGGCCCAAAGCCAGACATATGGCAACCCGGCCTGCATGCCCAAAACACGTGCACTCATCGCTTCTTTGATAGCGGCGCCCGCACGGTTGTTGGCCATCTGACAATAGGCCGTCACATTGGCCATAATACCCTGCACCCCGGCTTCACACGCAGGCCATCGCTTACGCGTTTCCGAAATCATCTCTAGCGCTGCTTCCGTGTCATCCTTAGCGGCCCGCGCCAGCGCTTCGACGGTTTCCGCATAGGCCAGCGTCTCTGCCACAGCTAAATCGCTGGTATCAGCGCCCTGCATGGCGTCACGAATACGGGCAACAATTTTCAAAGCCGGATCGGTGGAATGTGTGAACGCCAGTGAAAACGCATAATCCAACATCATCGCCGGATAGCGCTCCTGATGCTCAGAGGGCAAACGCTCGATCCAACGGATCAGCAGATGATTATCACCATTCTGGCGCGCGATACGCGGAGCAGACTCGCTGATAATCCGGGCAGCCTCGTCAAAATCTTTGATATCCAGCAGGTAATTTACCGCCTCATCCAGAAATCCATTCTCTAGGCACCATTGGCTTGCCTTATGGTGGATGTCGGATTTCGAAAAATTCGGATCATTTTGCGCTGTCTCAAGGAGAAATTCCGCAAACAGATGGTGGTACCGATACCAAGTCGCGGTTTCATCCAGCGACACAAGAAACAGGTTGGTATCCATCAGCCATTGCAGAATAGCCTTATTGCCCTTTTCCCCGCGCACGAATTCACACATCGGCACGCAAAACCGGCTTAGCGGCGCTGTACTTAGCAAGAAGTCCCGAACGCCTTCGGGCACGCGCTCCATCACATTGTCATAAAGATAGCGCGCCACGCGCTCTTTTGATCCGCTGAACTGTGACGGAATCGACGATATGCGCTTGGTCGACGTATTCATCGAAATCGATGCAATCTGCAGCCCGGCAACCCAGCCTTCTGTTGAATTCAGAATCTCAGAAACATCCGAAGGCAAAAGCGAACGCAGTTCTGACCGTTCAAAGAATGTCTCAGCCTCAATCTGCGAAAACTTCAACTGTCCTGCATCAACAACGACAAAACTACCTTCCATCTCCCGCCGATCAAATTCCAAACGCGGCACAGTACGAGACGAAATGTACACCCGAAGTGAGTTAGACTTAGAATCCAGAAAGCGCCCGAAACCACGCATCAGGCTGGGATTTTTAATAAAGTGGAAATCGTCAAAGAACAGGGCAGTTGGTTCAGATACACGCGCCGCCGCCTGGCTGATCAGCGCAAAGGCAACGTCAAATTCTTCTTCTTCAGCAAAGCTGGTCTGCTGGAACAACTCACGCCGGTCGATAACTCTTGCCTCAGACAGCATCTGAACAAAATATCCAAAAAAGGTCTGTGGTTGATCATCCAATGTATCAAAACTCAACCAAGCAGTGCGCTGACCTGCGGCTGTCACCGTATCAAACAACTGTCGCATGATCGTTGTTTTGCCGTATCCTGTTGCGGCAACAAAAAGCGCAGACTCTGATGACAGGGCTTTGAATCGCGTGACGATCTTGCCGCGCGTGACGTTCGACTTTGTTAACTTTGGCGATTGCAGCTTGGTATCAATCAAGATGCTACCATCTTGGTTCCCTTGCTTCTCATCCATGACCTTCTCCCTACAGTCTTTCTAACAGACTGAAATCACGAGCTCCCTAACCTAAAGTTTGGGGTCGCTTTCGATCAGTTGCCCTAAATATCGAGAAAATAAAACACTGGGAGGACAGTATGTCAGATCACCTGCATACGAACAGACTGATTAAACACGGAATTCTCGTGATGATCGTGGGGCTATTTAGCGGATTCGGACTAACGTTTTCGATTCTAGGCCAAATCAGCCTATCGCCAATTCCATTCGTCATCGACTACGAGCTACCGGGCACCACGTCCGCATGGGCACGGATGCACACCGGCTGCCTAATGAATGGTCTGATGCTTTTGGCCTTTGCTGCATTGCGTCCACGTTTCACGCTCAGCAGTAGTCAAGAATCCTCAATCAGCAAAAGCCTAGTCTTTATCGCCTGGGCGAACGTGCTGTTTTATTTTTTCGGCGCGTTCTCTCCAAACCGGGGTCTAGCGTTGAACGAAACACCGGCAGGTGGCGCAAACTGGGCATCTTATGTCGCCTATGTTCCCGCGGTCATCGCAGCAGTTCTACTTTTGCTCGTTCTGATCCGCCTACTGGCGAACCTACCGAGCAAACGACATCTGTAAGCGGCATCTACCGCGACACAGTCAAAGGAGGAGGAAGTCATGACTAAGATCACTGACGAACACCCAATGGACAACATAAAGGTGCGTACCCTGAAGTTTGAAACTTCAGAGATGGAGTCACCAGTTTGGAGCAAATCTTGCCCAGAATTCGCGATATTTATCAACGCTCTAGGGGTCCATATCCCCTATTTCGAACGCTACTTGATCGCAGCCCTTGGCAAAGCCAAGAAAGAAATCACCGATGATCAGCTGCGCAGCGATGTGTCAGACATCATCGGACAAGAAGCGCATCACGCTAAGAACTTTATCGACTTCAACAAGTACTTGGCGGATTGCTATCCAAAAGGCGACGCGCTGGACAAACACGCCAAAAAAGACTTTGCCACTATGGCACGCAAAGACGATTTGCGCCGTCTTGTCGGCTTCACTGCGGGGTATGAAACCTTCACATTTCTCGCGGGCATGATCATCTTAGACAACTATGAAAAGTGGATGCACGACGCCAATCCGATCGTGCGCGCGCTTTGGGTCTGGCATCAGGTCGAAGAAGTGGAACACGGTGCCGTGGCCTTTGAGGCCTATCAACACCTCTTTGGCGAAGATGAATGGTACCGCCGCCGCATGGTCGGCGAGGCCCTTTGGCACATCACCAAAGAAACCTGCAAAGCCTACTTCCACATGTGTAAAGTCGAGGGTTACTTCAAATCCGTTCGTGGCACTTGGAAAAGCATCAGCTTCTTGACCAAAACCATGGCGCAAATGGCTTGGCTCGCAAAACCGGTATTGAAACGCAACTATACTCCTCGCGACCACCCGCTCGTGAACCAACGCAAAAATCCTGTCGGTTTTGCATGGCGCAACTGGGAAAGCGATGGCGGCGAAGTGCTCTCTATTGATCACAGCCGTATGGCGCGAATCCTCATGTACGAAATGCCTGACTAAGATCATCCGAACCTAAAACTCGAGAGATCGCTTCAGTCCAAAGGAAAAGAAATGCTTGGAAAAATGATGGCGCAGCAACTGACTATCGGTTCTGCGATCGACCACGCTGAAAGATACCACGCCGCAACCGAAGTTGTCGGCATCGAAACCAATGGCACCAAGACAAAAAGCAACTGGAGATCAGTTGCTAAACGCGCGCGCCAATTGGGCAGTGCCCTCACAAAGGCCGGCCTAAACAAAGGCGACCGCATCGCGACCATCGCTTGGAACAACCTGCGCCACCTAGAGATTTATTTTGGTAGTTCTAGTGCTGGTTATGTCTGCCACACGATCAACCCTCGCCTTTTCCCGGCGCAGTTGGAATATATCGTAACCCACGCAAAGGACCGCATCCTGTTTGTGGATGAAACCTTTGCGCCCATCGTGGCCAATTTGGCTGACAAGTTGACCGTGCTAGATCGCATCGTCATCATGGCACCAAAAACCGATGCTTTGGCAGAGCTGTTGCCACGGGCCGAGTTCTACGAAGATTTCATCGCCACAGGCGATTCTAATTTCACTTGGCCAAATTTCGAAGAAAACCATGCCTCCAGCCTGTGCTACACATCCGGCACAACGGGTAATCCCAAAGGCGTGGCCTATACGCACCGCAGCACCATCTTGCATTCCATGGCTTTGATGGCTGCAGACGCGATGGCCATCAGCGCCAAGGAATCTGTGCTGACCGTGGTGCCAATGTTTCATGTGAACGCATGGGGTATCCCATATGCTGCGGCAATGTCTGGCTGTAAGTTGCTATTGCCGGGTCCAAAACTGGATGGCGAAAGCCTGTTGACCTTGATCAACGAAGAACAAGCCACATTTGCGGCTGGCGTTCCAACGATTTGGGGCGGGTTGTTGCAGGCCTTGACAGCGAACAAACCAGAAAACCTATCGCTGAAACGCACTGTCGTTGGCGGCGCGGCTTGTCCACCGTCGATGATGGACACATTCCGCAAAGGCTTTGGCGTCGAAGTCATTCACGCTTGGGGCATGACCGAGACTAGCCCGCTGGGGGTCATAAACCAGCTAAAAAACGCGCAGCTTTCGTTGTCAGAAGATGAACAAAATCAAATACGCGTCAGTCAGGGCCGTCCCCCCTTTGGCGTGCAGCTTCGTCTGTTGGATGACGAGGGTGCCGAGATCAAAACAGGTTCCGGAGGCACCGGTATTCTGCAAATCAAAGGCCATTGGATCGTGCAGCGATATTTCAACGCAGAAAACGACGCGACCGAAGACGGTTGGTTTGACACTGGTGATATTGCAGCAATGGATCAGGACGGTTTCATCACCATCTTGGATCGCTCCAAAGACCTGATCAAATCGGGTGGTGAATGGATTTCCTCGGTAGAATTGGAAAACATCGCAATCGCTCATCCAGAAGTCATGGACGCTGCCGCAATCGCGGTTCCGCATCCAAAGTGGGACGAACGTCCAATTATTCTGGTGAAACTGGTCGAAGGTGCATCTCCCTCCGAGGCAGACATCCTAAGCATCTACCGCGATAAAATTGCCAATTGGCAAATCCCTGATCGGGCGATCTTTGTGGACGAAATCCCACGCAACGCGACAGGCAAGATTGTTAAAAATCAGCTGCGCGAAAAATTTGGAAGCGTTTCCTTAGACCCCTGATTTGAGGACATTCCGAACAGACTGTCAGGATTAGGTGCAATCCCTTCTCCTCCCAAGATACATCCTGACAGTCGCTGTTTACCCGCCCCTCAAATGAAAGACATACAATGACTGGAACCCTGGTAATCGGCGCCGGCCAGGCCGCCGCGTCCTTGGCAATCAAACTCCGCGCGCTGGGGTATGATGCCGATATTACGATCATCGGCCAAGAGCCCACGCCCCCCTATCAGCGCCCTCCCCTATCCAAGGCCTTTCTGCGTGGCGATCTAACCGAAGATCGCCTGTTGCTGCGCCCGGCTGCGTTCTGGGCGGACAACAATATTTCGCTACTGCTGGAAGAAACGGCCACCCAAGTGGACGTCGCAGGCAAAACCGTCACCACAGACAAGAGCGCAACGCTTTCGTTTGATCATCTGGTTTTCGCCACCGGTGCCACCCCGCGCCACCTACCGGATGCAATCGGTGGCGCGTTGGGTAACGTCTTTTGCATACGTGGCAAAAACGACGTGGCCCAGCTCGCCCCACAATTGAAACCCGGCAAGAAACTGGTCGTGATCGGTGGCGGCTACATCGGACTAGAAGCCGCCGCAGTGGCGCGCAAGCTCGACATGGATGTCACCCTGATCGAGTCGCAACCTCGCATCTTGCAGCGCGTCGCCGCACAAGAAACCTCGGACTACTTCCGTAAGTTACACCAAGACAATGGCGTCAACGTTCTAGAAAACACCCCTATTCAGGGTCTGGTTGGTGATCAGGATGTGTCAGGTGTTGCGCTTCAAGACGGCTCTGTCCTTGCGGCTGATCTGGTCATCACTGGCATCGGCGTCACACCCAACTCCGAGATCGCCGACGCCGCGGGCATCAAGGTGCTCAACGGCATCATAACCGATGACCATTGCCGCACCTCTGCGGACAACATCTGGGCCATTGGAGATTGCGCCTCTTTCGCCTATCGCGGCGAAACGATCCGCCTAGA is a window of Cognatishimia sp. WU-CL00825 DNA encoding:
- a CDS encoding coniferyl aldehyde dehydrogenase produces the protein MNHIRPIFEKQKAAFEVDPYPSLATRLDRLHKLAGALGKHKEGLISAINKDFGCRARSETLIAEILGSHGAIHYAEKNLKKWMKAKRRHTSFWSLPAKCYAMPQPLGVVGIMAPWNYPLHLSIAPLVAALAAGNTVMLWLSEETPNLAKYLADLLADTFEPEIVTVVQGDPSLAPHFSSLPFDRLLFTGSTRVGKLIAAAAAPNLTPVTLELGGKSPAIVAPDYSVKEAAERITWGKSFNAGQTCIAPDYALVPNKHVEEFGQEVLKNFKKFYNSILDYDYTAIISERFFRRLKDLLKEAEEKGATIIQPDGITESVVDSTYKFPLTIVLNAPQDCALMQEEIFGPILPIVGYDKIEDAIAYISANERPLSLYCFSGDQLVRREVMRKTHSGSMGVNEALLQYIQEDLAFGGVGQSGMGAYHGKEGFDTFSHYKSVFEQKGLGHFTGVKLLYPPYGPISKLVLKLMGA
- a CDS encoding 2Fe-2S iron-sulfur cluster-binding protein translates to MVKIIIVDADKAAHELEVTAGTTLMEAAKNNSIRGVDADCGGAAACGTCAMSFSPDWLHLLESRSEEEDDMLEFSVESPEKCRLTCQITLTDEMDGLHATVETEQ
- a CDS encoding LuxR C-terminal-related transcriptional regulator, producing the protein MDEKQGNQDGSILIDTKLQSPKLTKSNVTRGKIVTRFKALSSESALFVAATGYGKTTIMRQLFDTVTAAGQRTAWLSFDTLDDQPQTFFGYFVQMLSEARVIDRRELFQQTSFAEEEEFDVAFALISQAAARVSEPTALFFDDFHFIKNPSLMRGFGRFLDSKSNSLRVYISSRTVPRLEFDRREMEGSFVVVDAGQLKFSQIEAETFFERSELRSLLPSDVSEILNSTEGWVAGLQIASISMNTSTKRISSIPSQFSGSKERVARYLYDNVMERVPEGVRDFLLSTAPLSRFCVPMCEFVRGEKGNKAILQWLMDTNLFLVSLDETATWYRYHHLFAEFLLETAQNDPNFSKSDIHHKASQWCLENGFLDEAVNYLLDIKDFDEAARIISESAPRIARQNGDNHLLIRWIERLPSEHQERYPAMMLDYAFSLAFTHSTDPALKIVARIRDAMQGADTSDLAVAETLAYAETVEALARAAKDDTEAALEMISETRKRWPACEAGVQGIMANVTAYCQMANNRAGAAIKEAMSARVLGMQAGLPYVWLWADCIEVMVHCRMGNLDAAKAPLKRALEASGEEGENTLLGLMVHMLAANLAYLSGDVPLAQIELASGTGYSATYGPLEPLLISHKVRSGTAAINGNPARALEILERGQTLGLRNGLPSLAFMTVCLQISHYSRRQEAETARRIAEQWGVYDGSWGTRFSKPNEIIAVCQRRIMAEVAIAEGAFDEAAQTVEDLERRLKNRWPQEELLTLSILKSHAYFQAGRHNDAARELSRTSQVADKHGIYVPFIEFAGYVRPILKSIVEMRRKVGTSEDLILEAPEFKILRLVDPCDPKASEAEADADDGWIVEDLTNREVELLQLIESGMTNAQLAAHLVLSVATVKWHLHNVFQKLGVKNRMGALAKARKCGLL
- a CDS encoding metal-dependent hydrolase; protein product: MTKITDEHPMDNIKVRTLKFETSEMESPVWSKSCPEFAIFINALGVHIPYFERYLIAALGKAKKEITDDQLRSDVSDIIGQEAHHAKNFIDFNKYLADCYPKGDALDKHAKKDFATMARKDDLRRLVGFTAGYETFTFLAGMIILDNYEKWMHDANPIVRALWVWHQVEEVEHGAVAFEAYQHLFGEDEWYRRRMVGEALWHITKETCKAYFHMCKVEGYFKSVRGTWKSISFLTKTMAQMAWLAKPVLKRNYTPRDHPLVNQRKNPVGFAWRNWESDGGEVLSIDHSRMARILMYEMPD
- a CDS encoding long-chain fatty acid--CoA ligase — its product is MLGKMMAQQLTIGSAIDHAERYHAATEVVGIETNGTKTKSNWRSVAKRARQLGSALTKAGLNKGDRIATIAWNNLRHLEIYFGSSSAGYVCHTINPRLFPAQLEYIVTHAKDRILFVDETFAPIVANLADKLTVLDRIVIMAPKTDALAELLPRAEFYEDFIATGDSNFTWPNFEENHASSLCYTSGTTGNPKGVAYTHRSTILHSMALMAADAMAISAKESVLTVVPMFHVNAWGIPYAAAMSGCKLLLPGPKLDGESLLTLINEEQATFAAGVPTIWGGLLQALTANKPENLSLKRTVVGGAACPPSMMDTFRKGFGVEVIHAWGMTETSPLGVINQLKNAQLSLSEDEQNQIRVSQGRPPFGVQLRLLDDEGAEIKTGSGGTGILQIKGHWIVQRYFNAENDATEDGWFDTGDIAAMDQDGFITILDRSKDLIKSGGEWISSVELENIAIAHPEVMDAAAIAVPHPKWDERPIILVKLVEGASPSEADILSIYRDKIANWQIPDRAIFVDEIPRNATGKIVKNQLREKFGSVSLDP
- a CDS encoding FAD/NAD(P)-binding oxidoreductase — translated: MTGTLVIGAGQAAASLAIKLRALGYDADITIIGQEPTPPYQRPPLSKAFLRGDLTEDRLLLRPAAFWADNNISLLLEETATQVDVAGKTVTTDKSATLSFDHLVFATGATPRHLPDAIGGALGNVFCIRGKNDVAQLAPQLKPGKKLVVIGGGYIGLEAAAVARKLDMDVTLIESQPRILQRVAAQETSDYFRKLHQDNGVNVLENTPIQGLVGDQDVSGVALQDGSVLAADLVITGIGVTPNSEIADAAGIKVLNGIITDDHCRTSADNIWAIGDCASFAYRGETIRLESVGNAIDSGDCVAANIAGTDTPYVPKPWFWSDQYDTKLQIAGLNLGYTEVITRNDAAAAGLSFWYYQNDTLIAVDSVGDRKAYLGGKKMIETGISPLKSDVADVTKSVKEIMLAG